In Candidatus Melainabacteria bacterium, the genomic stretch CATCAGCCTGGGATCGTCCGTTCGATGTCAACCGGGCCGGCTTTTCACCAACAGTGGTGGCATCTTTTCAAGCCATTCTGATCAGTGTTTTTGTTCTTATTTTGTTTGCTATTTTCATGCAAACCGTTCAGACCATGGGCGTCACTGATTGGTTCACAGAGCCGTATGCTGCCAATACATACATTCCGCCGCAGTTCTTAGGCTTGACTCTTAAGAACATCGGCAATCTGGATCAGGTGCTGGCTTTTTTGCCTTTTGCTTTTGTGGGTTGTTGTTTGTTGTCCGGTCTGGTTGTCTACATCGCCCGTGAATCGCGGTCCAGGGATATTGATTGGACTGATTCTCACCTCATGTTGGAGCATTCCGGTCCGCTTACTCTGGCTGTTCGCTGGTCTGCCATCGAGCTGGTTCAGCAATTTTCCATATGGGATATTTTCAACGGCAAGCAGCCAGCCTTCCTGATCAGAACGCGTGAAGGCAATCAATTCAAGTTGAAACTCTCTGATATCAGCAAGAAGCACAACATCGGAACTTTTTTCAGTTTGATCAAAACAAGCGCGCCAAAAGCTGCTTTGCATGTTGATCCGGGCTTTGCATCCGACAACTCTTATACTGAGCTCTGGCTCAAGTATTTTTCAGTGCCTGCCGAACGCCAGAAAACCGGTATGTTGGAGAACTGCATGCTTCTCGATACGGGGCGTTATGAAATTATTGGTACTGTAGGTGGTGGCGGGCAGGGCACCGCCTATCTTGCTAATGTCTGCGTTGCCGGTACGCACCGAAGCGAAACAGACGAAAATCACATTGTTTCCATCGATCCGGCTAACCTTGTTTTGAATGAGCAAGTTGTTTTAAAAGAGTATGTTCTGCCTGTGCATCGAGGGCAGCTTACAGCTGAGCGAACTGCTGAGAAGTTAAGAGCTGAAGCCGAGATTCTGCAAAAGTTGGATCACCCTCAGATAGTCAAGTTGAAAGACGCTTTTGTTGAAGACTTCCGTGGCTACCTTGTTCTTGAATACGTATCGGGTGAGTCCCTGAAGACTCTGGTCGAAAGGCTGGGCGCTCAGCCGGAAACGCTAGTTATCGACTGGGCTTTGCGCACCTGCGATATTCTCGAATACATGCACGGTCAGTCACCACCTGTAGTGCACAGAGATATTACTCCCGACAACTTGATGTTGCAGGAAGATGGAACAGTAAAAATTGTCGATTTCAACGTTGCTTATCAGGTCGATTCGTCTGCAACTTCAACTGTGGTTGGCAAGCATGCTTACATCCCGGCCGAACAGTTTCGTGGCAAAGCTGTTCCTCAAAGTGACATCTATTCGCTTGGCGGAACACTGTTCTTCCTCCTGACAGGAAAAGAACCAACTCCTATTACTCAATCGCACCCCAGGCGTGTTGTCTCAACTATTTCAGATGAGATGGATGCCATAGTGGCCAGAGCAACTTGCTCTTCGTTGTCCGAACGTTATGCGGATATCACCGAGCTAAGAGCCGATTTGCAAAAATTGGCGAAGCGCGCATAAGCACGTAGATTAAAGTCTGCGAGAGGAGTCGGAACCTCCTCGCACAATTTTGAAGCTGAGCGGATCTTTTTCACGTGACATGCGCGGTTGACTCGTCAGGTGATAGCGCAAAGTCCGCTACTGATTGCGGTGCTGTTTGAGTGGGAATTGTCCTGTTTGGAGAGCATCTCGAACTGCTGCTCCGGTTTACGCCAAACCCAGTGTTCATCAGTATTTTAACGGACCTCGGCATACGGGCTTGAGTGTGCCTGTAACAGTTCGCTTGGTTCGTGCATAGGCCCATGCTCTGCCCTTGTTGACATCCTGCGCTAGGTTACGCGATTGTGAACATCCAGGCGCCCACATTCCTGCGTCCCCGCACCTTGTGCCGCAAGGCGTCCACTGTGTAGCTTCAAATTACCCCTTTCTTTTCGTCAGCAAAAAACACCGACACCAAACCCGTTTCCTGACAAACATCTCGGACTTTGACTGCAACCAGACACCTGGTTGAGTCGAGCCCACCCAACAACCCATCCGGCAGGCAGGTCGCGTGACACCAAGAACGGTGCTGCGGCTTGCTCACTTTTGTCCTCAGCGATGCCAACCAGCATCGTGATCTGGACCGCCGGTCTAAGACTAGGAGAGTCAACCATGACAAAGAACACAATCGCTGTCATGGCGCCCCTTCTTGTTGCTGACCCGGCGGCGGGTCTCAACCAGGACGAATGGCGCCATGCTTGGAGCAAATTCGACGAACAGCTCGCCACCGCAAAGCGCCTCGGCGCTCAGGCTGTTTCGGTCGACATCTGGTGGGGTCTTGTTGAGAAGGTTGAGCGGCAGTACGACTGGTCGTACTACGACACCATCTCCGACCACATCATCAACGCGGGACTCAAGTGGGTTCCCATCATGTCGCTGCACCAGTGCGGCGGCAACATCGGTGACACTGTCAACGTGCCCCTGCCTGCCTGGATCTGGACGAAGCTTGGTTCAAAGCTTGTTTCGCGCGATGTCAATGCCGTCAAGTACGTCAGCGAGCAAGGTAACAGCAGCCCTGAATACGTTTCCTGCTGGGCCACCAATCTGGTTCTCGACGATTACACTGCCTTCTTCGCCGCCTTCCAGAATCACTTCGCCGGCAAGGCCAGCCACATCGCTGAAATCAACATCAGCCTCGGTCCCGCTGGTGAGCTGCGTTTCCCCTCGTACAACAGCCATGACAAGAACACCGACTACCCGACTCGGGGTGCACTGCAGTGCTACTCCGAGCTGGCGCGGAAGTCTTTCGTGGACTACGTGATGACCAAGTACGGTGACCGCGACGGCGTGCGTCAGGCATGGGGCGAGTTCGAGAACATCGAGCCGCCGGTCGATGCCGAAGCGTTCTTCGCGCACAAGGTCCACGTCAACACCAGGTACGGACAGGACCTGTTCGACTGGTACACGTCGTCATTGTACGAGCATGGCCGCAAGGTCATGACGGCTGCCCTGGGCGTCTTCTCTGCTGACAGTGCGCCATTCGTCGGTATCGACCTCGGAGCCAAGGTTCCGGGTGTTCACTGGCGCATGGGGCACGTGGAGGGAGACCGCATCGTTCTCTCCGACCGTCTGGCTGAACTCAACGCCGGGCTGGTGCGCACGAGCGACTGGAACAACGATGAGAGCCACGGCTACCGGAACATCATCAGTCTGTTCCGGCACTTTCAGTGCATCAAGCCCGGTACGCGTGTGGTCTTGCACTTCACGTGTCTAGAGATGGCTGATGGTGAAAACGAGTCCCTGGCGTTCCAGTTGGTTCGCTGGGTCGGTGCCGAGGCGAAGCGCCAGGGTGTGGTGATCAAGGGCGAGAACGCTCTCAATTACACCCTCTACAACGTGGAGGCGTGGCAGCGTCTGCGTTCAGCCATGTCGCTGTACGCGGGTCTGACCATCCTTCGCATCAACGATGTCACTGACAACGATGTGGCTCGTCGCGAGTTTCAGGAAACAACCAAACTCGCGGCGACCACTGAGAGTCCTGCACCGACCGTTGACGTCATGCAGGGCTGTGAGTGCATCGTTCGCTGGCCGATCAACCAGGTCCTTCACTTCATCCGAGCTGCGTGCCGTACACAGGCCGCGGCAGGCATGTAACCCAGGGCGCCTCGAAAGAGACGCCTGCATCCAACTGTAAGTTAGTTAGGAGGCTTTATGTCTACCACACAGTGCGTTCTGCGCGAGGTCGCTCGCGGTGATCACCAGTACGTCCCGGTCACGGACGTCATCAGCCGGATGGGTGCGCTCATTCCGGGCGAGACCATCTTCGTCGGCGAGTTCCGCGGTCAGGTCGAGCGCCTCGGTCCTTACGGGTCCGACGAGCGCGTCATCTGCCTTCCCGTGTCCAGCCTGACCACGACTCGGGCGACGGGCGACGAGCAGCTCTCGGTTCACTGAACCGACCAAAGATGTGGAGGGTGAGTGTGGTGCGCAAGCACCCACTCGCCTCATCCACATTTTTCGGTGTCAGATCTACTTGTCTATACAGTAAGTTTTTTTTGACGACTGTTATACTATAAGTTTTAGTGTTAATCCGGGTGGTTATCCTGAGCCGGCTAACTGCATAACCAAATTTGTCACACAATTTTCCTGCTTTATTACAATCGCTCCGGTATGTTGATACCACAATCCGGTTCGACGGCAGGCTAATACCGCAGTTGATCTGATTGTTCGAATTAAAGTGCCGCTACCGAGCTTGCCCTGAGTAAAAAATCATCTGCAACCGTTGCGCACTATATTTGGTGCCCACATTCAGGTTGTTGTGATTCAGTTGAGTGTTCGTTCAAGGATTGTCCGAGAGACTGCTGCGAATGCATTGAAACCGATTTTAAGGAGATAGAAATGAGCAAATTTGATACTTCAGCGGAAGGCGCAATGAACGATCCTCACGTTGCAGCAGGCTTTGCTGATCATCAGGTAGCAATGTCGCAGAATCAGTGGTCGTCAATGCAGAGCGCAGTTAAATCTGCCTCCGATCTTTCATTTACCAGAGCGCGGCAGGCCGACAGCGGATATCTCGACTGTGAGCCGCTTGGTGAAGGCGCAAGAGATGGTGCGGCAGCAGCATGTGTAGGAAAGGGCGCAAGAGCTATTGGAGAAGCTGCAAGCGCTATTGGCGACAGTGCCAGAGCAATCGGAGCAGGTGCCAGAGCCCTCGGTGACGCGGCTGGCACTCCTGACGAGCTGCGATCCATCGGAGCGGCAGCCCGGGGCATCGGTGACGCGGCTGGCATTCCTGACGAGCTGCGTTCTATCGGAGCGGCAGCCAGGGCTATCGGTGATGCAGCCAGTGCGGTCGACGACATTGGTCGTGCTTTGAATCATGATGGAGCTATTACAGACCTCGTCCATCGTGAGCGCGTCGGCGATGGCATCAAGGGGCACGATCTGACCCTGTCCATGTACGGTGATGGCGGTGGTTATCTTGAATTCCCTGAAGTGCACGGCCCAATAGGTTTTGTTCCAGAAAGTCAGAAGGGGCGATGGGAGCATCACTCCAGGCATCAGGATGGTGAAGACCCGATGTGCACTGCCTGGGAAATGGGAGGCAAACGCTAAGTTTTACGATTTTATATGGAAGGGAAGCGCCACTACTTGTAGTGGCGCTTCCTCGGCTTTTAGCATCATTCTAGTCCGGCTCTGGTAACTCGCCGTCAAGGAGCTTGTTGATGAGCTGCGGATTCGCTTTGCCTTTGGTTGCTTTCATAACAAGACCGAGAAAGTATGGACGCAATTTGTCTGGTTTTTTCTTGTAGTCCTCGACTTGGGCAGGTGAGCTGACAACTATTTCCTGAACGATCTTTCTAAGTTCGTCTTCGGATAGAGCCTGCCCCAGTCCCTTGTCTTTGATCAGTTTTTTTACGTCACCTGCAGTGCCCAACAATTCTGGCAAAAGCTGCTTGAATGCTACGTTGGATGTGAGAGTGCCTTCCGCTACAGCTGCAATTAGATCTCTTAAATTCTCCGGCGTGATGGTAAGTTCTGAGAATTCTTTCTTGTTGTCGCGCATGTAGAACGCAATTGCATTTGTTAGCAGGTTGGCGGATTTCTCGGCGTCGACGCCGAGGTCAAGCACGCGGTCGTAGAAGTCGGACATGGCGCGCGACTCGGCCAGGATGCCCGCGTTGTATTCAGACAGTCCATGCTTGCTGATGTAGCGCTGGCGCCTTTGCTCCGGCAGTTCCGGCAGAGAGGCTCTGATTTCATCGACCCAGTTTTTGTCGATTGCCAGTGGTACTAAATCTGGTTCTGGGAAATAGCGATAGTCGTGTGAGTCTTCTTTCGATCGCATCGAGAATGTGGCTTGTTTGGCTTCGTTCCACAGTCTCGTCTCTTGAACGACTCTTTCTCCACTATCGAGCAATTGCGCCTGTCTCTCTATTTCCGATTCGATGGCATCACGAACAGACTTGAAACTATTCATGTTTTTGATTTCGGTTCTGGTGCCGAATTTTTCTTGACCGACAGGGCGAATTGAGACGTTTGCATCGCAGCGGAAGCTTCCTTCCTCAAGATTTCCATCGCAAACTCCGATGTAGCGCAGAATATTTCTCAGTTCAGTCAGATAATCACGTGCTTCTTCGGCGCTGCGTATGTCAGGCTCAGAGACGATTTCCAGAAGTGGTACGCCCGAGCGATTGTAATCCGCATTGCTGTGTGTCGAACCGTGCAGCCCGGCAGCGCCTGCGTGGACGAGCTTGCCTGCGTCTTCTTCCAGATGAGCTCGGTTGATGCGAATCTTTTTGCCGTTGATTGATAGGTGCCCATTCTGACAGACAGGGCGGTCCAGCTGCGAGATCTGGTATCCCTTGGGTAGGTCGGGATAAAAATAGTTTTTGCGATCGAATCTACTATCCTCGGCGATCTGGCAATTGAGTGCCAGTCCGGTTCTTATGCCGAATTCGACTGCTTTCTTGTTGAGAACGGGAAGAACACCGGGCATGCCTACACAAACAGCGCAGGCATGGTCGTTTGGGGCGCCGCCAAAATCAGTCGGACAGCCGCAAAACAGCTTGGTTTTCGTTTTCAGCTGGGCGTGCACTTCCAGTCCGATTACTGGCTCGTATTTCAACTTTTCGGTCATTTCGAAGATTCCTTATCGGGATTCGTATCGCCACCTGGCACTGCAGCTGGAGCGGGGGCCGGATTTTCCGGGTCGGCTTTGCCTTTTTTGATCAACTCTTTGGCTTTGTTGTCGTTTTCTTTCTGTACTTCCAGCCCTTGATTGACAGTCTCGATGTGACCGGGTCTGCCCACGATCATATGCAGGAGCGGAGCCCGTTTGTCGAGCACCTGGCTCATCTGCAGGGCTGCGAAATTGATATGTGTGGCGGCAGTTCTCACCTTTTCTGACGTGCTCATCAGGTTGTCTTTCAGATCTTTGTTTGCCAGCACTTTGTTCAGATTGGCCATTGATTCTTTCGCGTCTGCCAGAATCTGTTTCACATCACTGCGCACGCCCTGGTCATCAGAGAGTTTGCCGACTCGCTCGACGGCACTTTTGATATTCTCAGTCGAAACGTTGAGCTTGTTGAGCATCGTGATCACATCGTCCCGAGTGCCTTTGTCGCCGACTACACTGGTTAATTCATGAATGGCCGCCTGAATGTTGGCAGACGTTTCTTTGGCTTTCTCGGCTGTCTCCTTCAGGTCAGACGATAGCGCTGGATTGTCGAGCAGGCGATTGACCTTGCGAGAGGTCGTACGCCAGTCGTCAGCCAATGCGTCGATTCGACGGAATGAGGTTTTGGAATTGACACGCAAATCGTTAGCCAGATTATCGAAAGTCTGAAACGATTCTTCACCGCGTCCAAAAAATCCTTTGGCATTTTTGGCTGCCGCCTTGGTATCAGAAGCGGCATCACCAAATTTTTTCGACGTTTCGCTCAGACTGTCAGCCGCTTTGGCGATGCGTTCTGCTTTGGCATCGAAATCGATTTGACCGATATTGGTGGCGATTTTGTTGAGAATCAACTCGGTTCGCACCGGGTCTACACCGGTCTGGATGTCTGATTCGGCTACGACTTCTTTGGATGCGTCGGTGCCTTCAGGTAGTTTCACTTCGATGTATTTTGCGCCGACCAGCCCCAGGGTTTGAATGGTGTAAATGGACCCCTTGTAGACCGTCGCTTCTTCGCTGTTGATTTTTAGAATGACATCAACAACTCCGTCTTTTAGTTTGATTTTTTCGACAACGCCGACCCGCACTCCGTTGATATTCACTGGTGCATTAGTGTTCAGACCTGCCACATCGTGAAACGTTACAGTGAAGCGCTGTGGCGGCTTGGAGGCTATGTTCTTGAGCCAGGTCCAACCATAGGTGAGGAGCATCACCGCGATTGTTGTGATGAAGCCTACATACATAGCTAGATTTGGTCTACTGGAATCCATTAGTTTCTTCGTTTCTGCTCGGGGGGTTCTCTGTTGTGTTGCGGGTTTGGGATTTAGACGTTTGCTGCCAGCATCGGGCCTTCCTTGGTAGCATTGGCGAACTGTTTCATGTATGGATTTTCAGAGATTACTGCTTCATCGGGTCGTCCTTCCCATACGATCTTACCTGCGTGCATAAGAATTACCCTGTGTGCTGTACGTGTCCATGTCGAATGTTGATGTGTGACTACGATCGAAGCTGCATGAAGTTCGGTTTCGAGTGTGATCATGTAATCTTCGATGACGGTTGATATGACCGGGTCCAATCCCGTAGTCGGTTCATCGTAGAAAATAATTTCCGGATCGTTGACTATAGCTCGGGCAAAGCTGGTTCGTTTTTGTTGCCCACCTGAAAGGTTGCTGGGATAAGCCTGTGCGAATCCTTCCAGCCCGACCAGTTTCAATGTGTCATTGATTTTCTTTTGTTGCTCGGCTCTTGTCATTTTTAAGCTTCGCAGCGGCAGTCTCAAATTCTCCTCGACGCTGAGCGAGTTGAGCAGGGCTGATCCCTGGAAAACCAAGCCGTATTTGTCTGACGCCAGTTCGATAGTGCCGCTGTCGGGTTGGATGAGACCGCACAAGAGTTTCAAGATTGTAGATTTGCCGCAGCCTGATGGTCCGATGATGCCAAGCGTCTCGCCCGCATAGACGTCAAAGCTGAGGCCACGTAAAACATGGCGATTTCCGAACGATTTGTGCAAATCGCGCACCTTGATCATGGCTCGTCCCCGCTCAGATTGCGGGCGCGGACCTTTGAAAGATTCGCCACTGGAACTTTGCGTCATGTTACCTCGGAGCGTAGGTGAGAGAGGTAACAACGTAGTTGAAGATGAAGATCATAGTCATCGTCCAGACAATTGTCCGTGTTGTGGCTATACCCACGTCTTCTGCGCCACCGCGCGTGTGCAGACCGATAGCACATGAGAACATGACGATAATGGTGGCATTGATCCAGGATTTTAAAAAGTGGACGTAGAAGTCTCTGTCTAGAATAGTCTGCCTGACTGAGTCCAGGAAGGTGCTGGGTGGTACGTTTGCGGCTGTCTGGGCGATCCAGATTCCGGCGATCAGTCCGACTGCCATAGCATAGACAGAAAGTACAGGCATCATGCAAAATGCGGCTACGTAGCGCGGCACTACGAGGAACTGCACTGGGTCGATGCGCATTACTCGAAGGGCGTCGATCTGCTCTGTGATCATCATTGTTGTCAACTCGGCAGCAATCGAGCTGCCCACTCTGCCGGCTACCATTACTCCAGCGGTAATCGGACCGATCTCGCGAACCAGAGCTAGCGAGACCACGCCGCCGATGGCTGTGTCCGCACCGAACAAAACTAAT encodes the following:
- a CDS encoding serine/threonine protein kinase; translated protein: MQEEAPSRENDVKLKEQVEPVELVVSGDSSLEPSISLDQSSQALSESQLDRDRECVDPSESLYNHSTAGMAFQGAGGAALQVAGSAAYQPGMASSSSAWDRPFDVNRAGFSPTVVASFQAILISVFVLILFAIFMQTVQTMGVTDWFTEPYAANTYIPPQFLGLTLKNIGNLDQVLAFLPFAFVGCCLLSGLVVYIARESRSRDIDWTDSHLMLEHSGPLTLAVRWSAIELVQQFSIWDIFNGKQPAFLIRTREGNQFKLKLSDISKKHNIGTFFSLIKTSAPKAALHVDPGFASDNSYTELWLKYFSVPAERQKTGMLENCMLLDTGRYEIIGTVGGGGQGTAYLANVCVAGTHRSETDENHIVSIDPANLVLNEQVVLKEYVLPVHRGQLTAERTAEKLRAEAEILQKLDHPQIVKLKDAFVEDFRGYLVLEYVSGESLKTLVERLGAQPETLVIDWALRTCDILEYMHGQSPPVVHRDITPDNLMLQEDGTVKIVDFNVAYQVDSSATSTVVGKHAYIPAEQFRGKAVPQSDIYSLGGTLFFLLTGKEPTPITQSHPRRVVSTISDEMDAIVARATCSSLSERYADITELRADLQKLAKRA
- a CDS encoding glycosyl hydrolase family protein → MPTSIVIWTAGLRLGESTMTKNTIAVMAPLLVADPAAGLNQDEWRHAWSKFDEQLATAKRLGAQAVSVDIWWGLVEKVERQYDWSYYDTISDHIINAGLKWVPIMSLHQCGGNIGDTVNVPLPAWIWTKLGSKLVSRDVNAVKYVSEQGNSSPEYVSCWATNLVLDDYTAFFAAFQNHFAGKASHIAEINISLGPAGELRFPSYNSHDKNTDYPTRGALQCYSELARKSFVDYVMTKYGDRDGVRQAWGEFENIEPPVDAEAFFAHKVHVNTRYGQDLFDWYTSSLYEHGRKVMTAALGVFSADSAPFVGIDLGAKVPGVHWRMGHVEGDRIVLSDRLAELNAGLVRTSDWNNDESHGYRNIISLFRHFQCIKPGTRVVLHFTCLEMADGENESLAFQLVRWVGAEAKRQGVVIKGENALNYTLYNVEAWQRLRSAMSLYAGLTILRINDVTDNDVARREFQETTKLAATTESPAPTVDVMQGCECIVRWPINQVLHFIRAACRTQAAAGM
- the gatB gene encoding Asp-tRNA(Asn)/Glu-tRNA(Gln) amidotransferase subunit GatB — its product is MKYEPVIGLEVHAQLKTKTKLFCGCPTDFGGAPNDHACAVCVGMPGVLPVLNKKAVEFGIRTGLALNCQIAEDSRFDRKNYFYPDLPKGYQISQLDRPVCQNGHLSINGKKIRINRAHLEEDAGKLVHAGAAGLHGSTHSNADYNRSGVPLLEIVSEPDIRSAEEARDYLTELRNILRYIGVCDGNLEEGSFRCDANVSIRPVGQEKFGTRTEIKNMNSFKSVRDAIESEIERQAQLLDSGERVVQETRLWNEAKQATFSMRSKEDSHDYRYFPEPDLVPLAIDKNWVDEIRASLPELPEQRRQRYISKHGLSEYNAGILAESRAMSDFYDRVLDLGVDAEKSANLLTNAIAFYMRDNKKEFSELTITPENLRDLIAAVAEGTLTSNVAFKQLLPELLGTAGDVKKLIKDKGLGQALSEDELRKIVQEIVVSSPAQVEDYKKKPDKLRPYFLGLVMKATKGKANPQLINKLLDGELPEPD
- a CDS encoding MCE family protein — its product is MDSSRPNLAMYVGFITTIAVMLLTYGWTWLKNIASKPPQRFTVTFHDVAGLNTNAPVNINGVRVGVVEKIKLKDGVVDVILKINSEEATVYKGSIYTIQTLGLVGAKYIEVKLPEGTDASKEVVAESDIQTGVDPVRTELILNKIATNIGQIDFDAKAERIAKAADSLSETSKKFGDAASDTKAAAKNAKGFFGRGEESFQTFDNLANDLRVNSKTSFRRIDALADDWRTTSRKVNRLLDNPALSSDLKETAEKAKETSANIQAAIHELTSVVGDKGTRDDVITMLNKLNVSTENIKSAVERVGKLSDDQGVRSDVKQILADAKESMANLNKVLANKDLKDNLMSTSEKVRTAATHINFAALQMSQVLDKRAPLLHMIVGRPGHIETVNQGLEVQKENDNKAKELIKKGKADPENPAPAPAAVPGGDTNPDKESSK
- a CDS encoding ATP-binding cassette domain-containing protein, whose protein sequence is MTQSSSGESFKGPRPQSERGRAMIKVRDLHKSFGNRHVLRGLSFDVYAGETLGIIGPSGCGKSTILKLLCGLIQPDSGTIELASDKYGLVFQGSALLNSLSVEENLRLPLRSLKMTRAEQQKKINDTLKLVGLEGFAQAYPSNLSGGQQKRTSFARAIVNDPEIIFYDEPTTGLDPVISTVIEDYMITLETELHAASIVVTHQHSTWTRTAHRVILMHAGKIVWEGRPDEAVISENPYMKQFANATKEGPMLAANV
- a CDS encoding ABC transporter permease, coding for MTSTVSPAKPKKPFRIPVLTFVVSQFAVGWEVIGQVMLMFGRTLKYIFTGKIDKEETIRQCYMIGVKSVVVVALTALFTGFAMSLQISRELVLFGADTAIGGVVSLALVREIGPITAGVMVAGRVGSSIAAELTTMMITEQIDALRVMRIDPVQFLVVPRYVAAFCMMPVLSVYAMAVGLIAGIWIAQTAANVPPSTFLDSVRQTILDRDFYVHFLKSWINATIIVMFSCAIGLHTRGGAEDVGIATTRTIVWTMTMIFIFNYVVTSLTYAPR